Proteins encoded within one genomic window of Polypterus senegalus isolate Bchr_013 chromosome 6, ASM1683550v1, whole genome shotgun sequence:
- the prr11 gene encoding proline-rich protein 11 isoform X2 gives MGKPKEHRRRWKSNSRRRAREQRRKAENVSVTSDYCPVETPTERSLIVQVPAVAERNFLSPLLLVMASVYCSLRNTLSRVYSCVWNAFFPSIYLKQLHAVREQVDQLQMEMAALRCAIRLSEAMNSSCQTPTAPLNPSPVIQLNSASTNVPVVPALPPVPPPPVPPPPPPPPPVPPPPQTSVFTEKKNMVKRHPENCKLQQNPLVKKDAPVSVTLQDLLNVKLRKTDSPTTKVKAFSPSKRRIPLITMSDLQKVTLRSSQSDIPNKFGKTHLKNTCPSPVNLRRQLKRVDVQRSPGGTPLYEKENKESGSGLTPIMTQALRRKFQMALPRSPPPLIRSCNTFNTSFSETN, from the exons TCCTGTGGAAACTCCTACTGAGAGGTCTCTGATTGTCCAGGTCCCTGCAGTTGCAGAGAGGAATTTCTTAAGCCCTCTTCTTCTAGTTATGGCTTCTGTGTACTGTAGCCTCAGGAACACACTTTCACGG GTATATTCCTGTGTTTGGAATGCATTTTTTCCTTCTATATACCTGAAGCAACTGCATGCTGTTCGCGAGCAGGTGGACCAGTTACAAATGGAAATGGCAGCATTACGCTGTGCCATCAGG TTGTCTGAAGCTATGAACAGCTCATGCCAAACACCCACTGCGCCATTAAATCCTTCCCCAGTAATACAGCTGAATTCAGCATCAACAAATGTTCCAGTTGTTCCAGCACTACCTCCTGTGCCACCACCTCCTGTGCCACCACCTCCCCCCCCTCCACCTCCAGTGCCACCTCCTCCACAAACGTCTGTATTTACAGAGAAGAAAAACATGGTCAAGAGGCACCCAGAAAACTGCAAGCTGCAACAG AATCCTTTAGTTAAGAAGGATGCTCCCGTTTCTGTGACTCTCCAAGACTTGCTGAATGTAAAATTGAGGAAAACAGATTCCCCTACTACCAAAGTGAAG GCATTTTCTCCATCCAAAAGGCGTATTCCTTTGATAACCATGTCAGATCTTCAGAAAGTCACATTGCGATCATCTCAGTCTGATATAcctaataaatttggaaaaactcaTTTAAA GAACACCTGCCCTAGTCCAGTAAATTTACGACGGCAGTTAAAGAGAGTTGATGTTCAGAG gAGCCCAGGAGGTACCCCGTTATacgaaaaggaaaacaaagaatcTGGCAGTGGCCTCACGCCCATCATGACTCAAGCTTTACGTAGAAAGTTTCAG atggcTCTTCCTAGAAGTCCCCCACCTTTGATACGGTCTTGCAACACTTTCAACACAAGTTTCAGTGAAACAAACTAA
- the prr11 gene encoding proline-rich protein 11 isoform X1, producing the protein MGKPKEHRRRWKSNSRRRAREQRRKAENVSVTSDYCPVETPTERSLIVQVPAVAERNFLSPLLLVMASVYCSLRNTLSRVYSCVWNAFFPSIYLKQLHAVREQVDQLQMEMAALRCAIRLSEAMNSSCQTPTAPLNPSPVIQLNSASTNVPVVPALPPVPPPPVPPPPPPPPPVPPPPQTSVFTEKKNMVKRHPENCKLQQNPLVKKDAPVSVTLQDLLNVKLRKTDSPTTKVKAFSPSKRRIPLITMSDLQKVTLRSSQSDIPNKFGKTHLNRNTCPSPVNLRRQLKRVDVQRSPGGTPLYEKENKESGSGLTPIMTQALRRKFQMALPRSPPPLIRSCNTFNTSFSETN; encoded by the exons TCCTGTGGAAACTCCTACTGAGAGGTCTCTGATTGTCCAGGTCCCTGCAGTTGCAGAGAGGAATTTCTTAAGCCCTCTTCTTCTAGTTATGGCTTCTGTGTACTGTAGCCTCAGGAACACACTTTCACGG GTATATTCCTGTGTTTGGAATGCATTTTTTCCTTCTATATACCTGAAGCAACTGCATGCTGTTCGCGAGCAGGTGGACCAGTTACAAATGGAAATGGCAGCATTACGCTGTGCCATCAGG TTGTCTGAAGCTATGAACAGCTCATGCCAAACACCCACTGCGCCATTAAATCCTTCCCCAGTAATACAGCTGAATTCAGCATCAACAAATGTTCCAGTTGTTCCAGCACTACCTCCTGTGCCACCACCTCCTGTGCCACCACCTCCCCCCCCTCCACCTCCAGTGCCACCTCCTCCACAAACGTCTGTATTTACAGAGAAGAAAAACATGGTCAAGAGGCACCCAGAAAACTGCAAGCTGCAACAG AATCCTTTAGTTAAGAAGGATGCTCCCGTTTCTGTGACTCTCCAAGACTTGCTGAATGTAAAATTGAGGAAAACAGATTCCCCTACTACCAAAGTGAAG GCATTTTCTCCATCCAAAAGGCGTATTCCTTTGATAACCATGTCAGATCTTCAGAAAGTCACATTGCGATCATCTCAGTCTGATATAcctaataaatttggaaaaactcaTTTAAA TAGGAACACCTGCCCTAGTCCAGTAAATTTACGACGGCAGTTAAAGAGAGTTGATGTTCAGAG gAGCCCAGGAGGTACCCCGTTATacgaaaaggaaaacaaagaatcTGGCAGTGGCCTCACGCCCATCATGACTCAAGCTTTACGTAGAAAGTTTCAG atggcTCTTCCTAGAAGTCCCCCACCTTTGATACGGTCTTGCAACACTTTCAACACAAGTTTCAGTGAAACAAACTAA